Genomic DNA from Plasmodium chabaudi chabaudi strain AS genome assembly, chromosome: 1:
CATGTAGAATGATATGAAACATTTTCTTACCATCGTTATTTACTTCATTCATATATTCgttcattttatatttaaacttGTTTTATGGTATTctatcaaaatataaaagtaggacaacaaaataaaaaggattATTTAagttattatcaaaaagcACATTCTAtgcatttttgtttataccTAAAAACATTTCtctctatatatacaatatgtataattataaatttgtggGTTAACTATAAAGTGTAAAATACTTaggttgttttttttttcctatatttccataaattttgtcaattaaaaaattataaaaaatataatgttaTGCCATCTATACATTGTAGTAAGTAGGCatgcatttattatttcacaAATATGTAGTAATAGGTCTTAACTTTTCAATGAATTaagaataattataatatattaaaaaatatatatatgagaAATAGGAATTTGtaaatgtaaaattatgtaggaaacttaatttttattttcattttttttttttttttaattaccTTATATTTTCGTTCATTCTTcgcaattttttaaattattttaaaaatttcgCGTGATTTATTTTCCGTTATTTTTGCTAATTCCTTTgttgatttattatttttcattcctTTTATACTCTATTTATGTAGTCCCAAAATGGAGGGCATAAACAATTGTGTGTCGGCCAAAcacatttattatgtatatacttataattCGTGTAAgactaaaaatattatattctcaaaataataaatcatcGATACTTGCATAAgccaatttttatgaaattctacttaattttttttataaagaaataagaAGAAAGtctttaatttaaaaaaaaaaaaaaaaaaaaaaaataattcctATAAAGACTTACaccaaataatatacaatatttgaataaaattaaaaataatatccaCAACCACATGTAAGGCTTTATTTGTAGAACAACCACTTACCTTTCCATTGATGCTacacaaaatttttttcactcCCCTCACACTattttgcttatttttttcgcaTTCCATTTTTGCCTCCCCATATTGTGTGaccaaacaaaataatgataaaaaattttcctAGTTTCATATTTCTTATTTGTTTGCTATGTAAtgttttatgtttttttaaaataaaaaaaataaaattgaaaatgctaaaaataaatacagcCTCTTCACCCCATTTGAAAGacgaaatatatattcgaCCAGaaagttataaatatgaaagtaattataaaaaattggtaACCGCATAAAAGCACTATGTTTGTGTGTCTACAAAGCAGTGTGTTTATGTATGATTATCCATTCGTTagtagtttttttttcacttgTTTCCTAAGTTTGAATTgttcatttttcttttccaaTTTGCAGAATTCGGTAGACCATCAAACGATCTCATATTGAGAGTAATAGAAAACAAAGACAAAGAAATTGATGAAAAAGATGAAGGggagaaaaatgaaattccTTTTTGGATTATGAGACAAGCAGGAAGATATTTACCAGAGTATAGagaactaaaaaaaaattacgatttttttgatttatgtTATAATCCTGAATTATCGTCAGATATTACAATAATGCCATATAAAAGATTTTCATGTGATATGgttgttattttttctgacatattaataatatttatagctATGGGTatagatataaaatttgttgaGAATGTTGGGcctatatttaataaagaaataaataacttGGAagattttacaaaattaaatttaaatttaaaagaaataataaataatttacacTTTGTTTATGATTCAATTAATTtgacaaaaagaaaaattaataattcagTTCCAGTTCTTGGTTTTTGTGGTTCCCCATTTACTTTATTTACATACTTAACCAAAAATCATGTATCAAAATTGATGCCCTATGAAAAGagtttaaaattaatatatgaacaTAGTGCAGATACACacacaattttaaatattctatgtaatatatgtattagtCATTTGTTAAACCAAATAGATAGTGGAGCTAATctaattcaaatttttgATAGTAATGCTGAAATAGTtgataaaaacatttttaaagagtttagtttatattatataaataaaattgttcaTACTATTAAAGCATATAGACCTAatacttatattattttatttgttaaagataattttcatgatgatattaaaaatcttgatatagaaatattatcaattaCTCATAAACAACTAATTAATAATGgatcaaattattattatgatttatttaaaaataaaattattttacaagGGGCTTTAGACccacatatattattattagacAATAAAGAAactgttaaaaaatatacctCACAAATGATACAACAAATTtcttacaaaaataaatatatagctaGTTTGGGGCATGGTATACTTCCCAATTCgaaaattgaaaatgttCATGCATTTATTCAAGCAGTTAAATCGGTGGAATaaatatcataaaaaaatactacattaaaaataagtgTGTGCAATtgtttatacattttttgcatACTCTTATCAATGTGATATTTTCTCACTTTAATGTAGAGgcttccattttttttttttttttcgacaATTTGGCTACCTAACCATTTAAtggctatttttttttatttgtcttttcttatcaatattaaatttgtaattataatttttgaattttactttttttatatgctaaatattctttatatatattaattttttaaacatatttaataattttaattataaaacattataAACGTTTCGAAACGTTCAGTTTGTTtgtagatatattttttaaatacagCTAGCCAAATAACCAACTAGCTAAAATGTACATAATTCAATAAAAACATAGcgtcacaaaaaaaaataataataaagtaaaaggaatatatataaatgtaataattGAATTGAATGAAAGTGGGGATCTTTAATACTCCTTTGCCTTTGTCATTTTAGGGACCTGGGGGTTAAAAGtggaaataaaatggaaGTAAAATGTAGGACTAGTGTGTATTTtccaatttattttattttctcaaTTATTATTGCTTTACTGCACTTACCCATAAAATAGCTCGGTATCGTGACGCGTTGGTAACATGCTCATTTTCCAATCGAAAGCATATCCActgaaaacaaaaaagacaatatatattaaataattttcaaaatatagagatgaaaataaaaaaaaaaaaggaatggCTTATTACTATTGATCTCCTTAAAACTTCAATAAACATCagaaaaaaagtaattaaaaaaaagtttatttCCTGCAATGTGATTAAAAAGGTtggcatatatttatttgcttattttaataatatgaacaagTCATAAATCATTGTAAAATAGCTATAAAGCAGATTTGAAGCTAATTGCTTTATTTACCTTATTtggaaatatattgatAGGCATAATTGTAACGGCCCATGTTAGTCTGAAAAtctgaaaaaattaataaatatgtatagaaGGTATGAAAGTTTAAATTTTGTGGTGAtaatctatttttttgttttgctTTGTTTATTCTTTCTTactaaattaaaaaaccctgcaaaatagtaatattgTGGAGGGTACATcaaattgttatttttcctataaaaatttataaaaaatataatgggCATGTCAATATGAGCAGatgaataatttaatttttgctttttaattaaaacgTATTATATAGACATGGTATTATAAAGACTCACAATATTTATCGTTCAACTTTTTACCTTAACAAATAATTGTATTCCTTCAAAAGTCCCCAGTCACAGTACACATCccatatgtacatatatgtagAACCAATAACATAAgcacaaattaaaattattttgcttGTATATATGTCCAATCCAAAATATGCCCTAAAAATTGAATCAAAACAGTGTGTAATTATGTGtgcatatgtatgtatgtatatatatatatatatgggaTAAAGTCTCTTATTTGAAACTCCGTTTTTTAGGACCGGTACCAGGTGCAATATTcactataaaataaattatttttattttccatacCAATTAAATGAAGTACATATGACAATACAAATTCCAGATATGTACTTGAGCatgttatatatgtgtatcgTCTGTCTTTCATTATTGTATCTGTATGTTCGTGCCAAGAAATGTAAGTATGCATATGTGTAtgtgaataaaaataattgcaATGTTCATGCCGCTTGTTTGCACAAATAGATATGAATGCGGGCTTAGTCTAATTTTTACCTGATCAAGCATTGACAAAatcttaaataaaatggcaTACCAACAAGTATAGGATTAATATAAGACTCGATTACTGaaattgaaataaataaaattaagataattgtaaaaataatattacaaaaatatttttattatatttaataataattatttttatatgattaaCTTACTTGGACACTTTGCAGGAGCAGTAGTATCCATTCCACtcctaaaaaaaaaaatcaaattaatatgtacatataagCTAgccaaaattatttttttttttttttcaatttttttttatccttacaaaaaaaagcataaaatatattgaacGTCTGAAAACGTTTTTGATAAACTTGTAAGTATATCCCCCATAATATTGTCAAGTAGGTTTACACTGTTTACTAGGAAAAACCTGAACATGGAAAAAAcaacaaaacaaaaaatgaataccGTAAAATGTAGATAGCTATTTTGGTAGCTAGCACATGTAGACTTtgcatatacaaaatagtaataagTACATGTACAGGTCAGGTATTTATTCTTACCCACTCATAAGGACACGTAAAAGggaggaaaataaaaaattattttccttatatttataaaaattaaaaggaaaaatagTAGTGCACactaataatatacacAAAATAACAACATGTAATATAATGTTCGAAAATATGTTAAGCTTAAATAAAACGTCTAGCAAAAATACTAATAACGAGACAGTTGTTAAAAACAGCAAAAATATgacataatttattaagtAGTAATATTCGTccactatttttttgttcagATCGAGGATGTACCTGTTGAGGGGGAAGAAGtgttacattattttttgtgcattatttttttcattttttttattttttttcatttttttattttgtatttttttcccttGGGGGGACTTACGTAAAATTGACGCCATATACTTGCATGAAAAGGAAGGAGCCAAAAATGAatagaaagaaaaaattcaaaacatatattaatctGTATATGGGCAGTATTGATAATATTGTGTTAATgttaatttcatttatgttaatatataataagatGATTGTGTTAATTATTAAAGTAATTAAGATTGcacacaaaataattatggtCCCTTTATATTGACCAAGATTTTCTATTTtgctttttaaataaatcttaaaatttaaaaaatctaATTTGTCACAATTATctcctatttttttttgtattaacaaaaatgtggattttatcttttcctaaaaatgtgaaaaaaagCGGAAATAATATGTCCATTGGGACGTCTACacaagaaataaataatgctatatatatagagatagatataattaatatggGCATACGCTCCTATCTCCTTTTTGGTCTTACATTGAAGGTTTCCTCTCGACTGATTTGATGTAGATTGTTACAATACTTTTGGTATAGGTCTAGAGAAGTAGATagcttttcttttttcgtttttttttttaaaattttatatacagccaatacattaatatttaaataatttgttaatatatcaaataggttatatatatttaaacatttattttttaaactttcCATATCTTTTAAATTGACTTTATCTGActccaaaaaaaatacaatttcatctattttttcattcaaATACTTGtattcattttcataatgTTCTTTAaccatattaatataattttgtaaaacataaaaaaataaatatgtgtaatttatttcttcattttctgtttcattttttttttttttatctttttggTTAGTTAGTGAATTGTCTAAATTCACTAGTTTACAAACTTCAAGTATCtgttcatcatttttatcaatccTATCATATAGAGCTTTTATTTCTggatttactttttttttaattattttttttaaaaatttataattaatatatttgttatcCCATGATTTCACCTTTAGGTGCTTCAGTTTTTCGGCGAACTTCAtcgtttttaaaaaaacaatgagAAAGCATGTGAATTATCggatatattaacaaatgaCTGCAAACAGCTAAATATTACTTAATCAGTTTTCTAtccttatttatatctcGGCATGCTGATTGATGTGTATTATATTGTTTACTACAAGGCTTATGATACTCTATTTTCTTCAAGtaggtatatatttttttttcaaaaaaaaaaaaaaaaaaaacacacaACTCATAAATACCACTACGGATAAAAtggcatatatttttctccttaatttatttaaaaattatgggAAAAATGAGAATTGTGATAAAAGGgtaagcaaaaaaaataagactGATGAAGGGAAATTGTAAAGaaagtgaaaataaaataaacatataaaaataaaataaaataaaaaatataaaaaatggaaatgggaaaaaggaaatattgCAAAATTTgcaacaaaaaattataaaaataagagagcaagaagaaaataaaacgaCAAAATTTCGaagaaaaatgtaaaaaaaaatcatgaaaaaaaaaaaaaaaaaaaaacgatatgtaacaaaaggaaataattaTAGTGGGTTTATCTGAATTATTTACCCGCATATATAAGCTATGCACATACCATAGAAATGTtggaaattttttttttcttaatttaataaaagaaataaaaagttaattaattataataatatatttatttttatgtaaaaatatattgaaaatattaataaaaaaacggaaaatcacaacatattttagtataaaaaaaaataatattattccGTTTTATTAACCACACTATAAGATTGttgcaaatataaatatgcacatttttatatttcattatttgtttattaaatttgaaaGAACATAGATTTAAATTGACAAAATCGATAAATGTATTCCCACAATCAcataagaaaatatattcaccAGGATACGCAATTTTAGATGGTTGACACAGTTTAAAATAAACTTTTTAGGGTTTGAAAAGTTCACAAAATTGAACCACACGTGAGAGCATAATAAGCCATGGGCCGTTTCTTCTAAAGGCTCGTCAAAGGATTGcggaaaaaaaagtaaaatacaCTAACACGCTAGCATACGATAGCACACGCTAACATACCAACGGATAAGTAACCCAATTTTAAAGACAACATTAATGAAACGGCACATTAATTTaagtaattataaatacgTGGACAAACAAAGAAAGggatataaacaaaatgaaaaaaaatcaaatttcTATATGCCCAACTGTTTTTTCGCTAGTTACAAAAATGAAGTAAAGAATAGTCAAACCATTTatgaaaacaattttaagcAAATAAAGATCTTGCCATATTttgggaaaataaaaaataaattagaaTCCCCTCTGCAATTCGAACTTAGTGGGCAAAATGGAAAttctaaaaaatgtattaagcctactttgaaaaaaatagaaaatattgGAACCGCGTTGACAAGTAAAGTAAACGAGCCCAATTTGAAATCCTTGCATTTAGGGAAATTCCACTATTCGTCCAGTTTGAATGTTGATAGTGAAGAGAAAGGAAATggaaaaagaaacaataaaaataataatttcaaagaaataattaaaaaaaatatgaatagttatattattttttcacgAATGCATATTCCAACTGGAACCTATTTGACTTTATATTCATCCTTGTGGGGATATCTATTGACATATGATGTtagtaaattatttttagtaGACAATGAGATATGTACaaacgaaataaatatagatgaagtaaaacatattattaaaaatttatctttatttatttttggagCATATAATAGTAGAACAGTTGGATGTATGATTAACGATTTTTTAGatagaaaatatgataagCATGTTGAAAGAACAAAGAATCGACCATTAGCAGATGGATCGATATCTATTCCTCAAGCTTTAGTCTACATGTTTATACATTCATCTTTATCACTTATAACATTATTTCAATTTAGTAACGaaacaatatatacagGCTTATTtacttctttttttattttgacatatccattattaaaaagaataacATACTATGCACAAGTATATTTATCCTTTACATTTAATCTaggtttttttataacatcaagtgtgaatataaatatattggaAAATATAGGTCCCTTAATTATTAGCTTTATTCCGTTGTGTTATTTGACAATTATTTATGATacaatatatgcacatCAAGATAAAGCGGatgatattaaattaaaattaaaatcgCTAGCTATCAAATGGGATAAAAAtactataaaatattctaaaatattaattgttaatatgatttatttaCTTTATATATCAGCATATCTATTTGATTTGCATTATTCTTATTATGCATTCACAACATTTAATGTtgcttatttatattatttgattaGTGGTGTATCATTAGATGATAAAGACAAATGTATGaactttttcaaaaaatcgaaaagtATTCTATTCCTCTTTTTTCTAGCTTCTTTAACTGCAAAAATGTTTGAAGCTTTGGAGAAACGGAATGATAAAGGGGGCCCAACTGAAGtggaaaacaaaaataccGATCGAACACTGTTATTTTGATCGTTCAAAACACAAAGTAGTAGTGTATATTCCCTTTGCGCGTGCAGAGAACAGGCAATGTGGTAATAGACGGTATGCCGAAGCGAGATGACCATTTCAGTACATACTTGGCGAGCTTGAATAAGATTATCAAATTTCGAATAagtttaaaacaaaaacaaataataggGAGGAAACAGAGGGAAAGTAAAAtgtttttgaaataaaacgAGGATAAGGCAatgcaaatataataaacacACGAACAATCtatgtaaatttaaaaaaaaaaaaaaaactgtCTTTGAAACTAAATTCCTGGAGGAATAAATTTCACAGGCTTATTATACCTATCATTAATGTCTACAAAATTTGagcgaaataaaaattttcatcaaaaaatggatattctacaaatttgtatttttttattttctaattaattaattaatttttttaatttgtttgttcatttctttaattagttgatatactttttttgaattaacTATTTTGTACAACAGCTAGctaatttctttttaatatacttaCCAAGCGCATCGATTTTTCCGGTTATTAAATTCAAGTTGGTTATATTGCTGTGTGCATATATGATAAagggaaaataatatcacAACATTATAATGTTATCAATGCATGGTGATACTTTTAATACGGctacaataatataatcataGGTATAAAATAGGCTCATCGTTGTTATTGCATTTGGTTTACCTGTCTGGAGTGTATGTTGGTGTGTAACCCATTCCTGAGGAATTCTTTAAATTCGCTTTTAACTTTGTAAATAAATCCTTGTCTAGAAGGTTTGTATCCACTTGAAAGTTTGAGCCTGCGGGGTTAGAGGTGGGATAGAGTAACGAAACAAAGCATGTCATTGATAAAGTATGGTGAAAATGGCATATTTTTGGGGTAGCAATACCTGTCGAAATAGTAGGAGAACCACCGATGTTGTTCATCTTTACTGAATATATGTCCAGGTTACTATTTGCAACTTCTTTATTTAGTCGGAAATTAACTGAAAACGAAGTTAACAAAGAGAAAGAACGAAATATGATAGTGAAAAGAGTAGGCATCAGAGGAAGCATATCCATAATTGAATGCTTACCTTCACGAGATATGTTCAAATCTTTAACAAGTTCATCATTCTTTCTTTGTAAGGTATCTACTTCCCTTCGTAGATTATCTTCCGATGTTTCTTTTTcagataatttattttgtgtttCGGCTAGCTGGGCCTGAATTTTAGCTATTTCGATCATATTTTGGGaatgatttttttcaagattattatattctgtagttttattttttaacttatctttaattttttttaattgtgtttgtaattttgtaataatatcattgcctttattaatttcgtctatagctatatttatttctttttctaattttccatttctgtctttatatttttttaattctaatTCAAGATTgttgttatttatttttatactttcataacttgaattatttgatatattattttcacattctttttcatattttgtttttaaattatttaattcgatagtaaaataattattgtcTTTTTCTAGTTTACACTTTTCACattctatattttctttttcttttgttaattttgataaataatcatttttttcttttatttcatttattaatttatttactttattatttaaacgaattatattttcttcgttattttgatttatctCACTATAttcattacattttttttttaaactttcAAGATCCATTTTTAGttcgtttttttctaaaataaacatttcATCTTTTCTctcaataattttttgatgttcttcttttaaattttgtatttcattatttaaggTATGATTGAAAttgcattttatattttttattttcatatccATATTTTCTATCGTTTTTTCTAACGCTTTTATTTCTATAcaactattattattattaattatttcttcgtttaattttttaattacatGATCACTATATTCTTTTACAtactttatattattacacagatattttataacattttcattatctgctttttttaaaactaaAGATAGATGTGTTAATTCTTTGAACTGATTTATTTCTACTAGGTTCAGTACACCCTTTTCCTGTGTACCCTCATTAGATGTGCTGCtactaaatttattatcattatgaTTGTTAATATAGTTGGAAATATATCCATCTCGTCCATATCCTTTTGTATTAACAtcctttatattattttcgatTATAAAAACTGCATTTAAACGTTGATCTTCTATATCATCACATTGCTCATTTTCGAGCACACATTCTTCCAATAAatctataaatttaaatggaaataaattaaaattgataactaatttttgttctttctttatattttcataattttcttcAAACAAatctaaataataaaaaaaagattcgtttttttcatcactTAATTCTAATCTCATATATTGTTTCcccatattattttttaaagtattaatttttacaacTAACGTTGTTATATaatcattaatattatttccttttatatgaaattttatttttttacaatatagcaatccatttttatcataagtattgtaaatataactCATGTCTAGACTATTacacaattttaaatttgataCGTTTTGATTTAGGCAAATATTTCTGCTTTGATTTCTATTCCCTCCTTTACCACATTCAACAATTGTTAATACATCATCTGAATTTCTATTTCGATTTATTATTCCACTTTTTTCACCAACACTTATATCGTCatagttattttttaccaTACCCTGTACATAATCAATTTCTacaacatttatatttccaGTATAAAGGGGTTTAATCCCACTAATACTACTACTGTCGTTaatattgttaatattttttgttttatttatgatgCAATCTCTTTTTTCGTTAGTGTCTCCATAGTTGTATATGCTTTCGATACAATTGCTTGCAACACATTTGCTCATATCCAAATTGTCAACATTTGAAAAAGAGTATTCGATATAATTATGCGTtgaattcattattttgatcAAGCTATTATTATCTCTTTCATTATTTCGTTTACTTTATTTTACGCGAATATTATATCGACATATATGATTTTCTTTTCTAATTACTGTTTAACTTAttctacatatatatttattaaaattatatagcTAATAacgttttttataaaagttTTCCCGTAGTTTGGAGTGCAACATATATAGATATGTTTATTCTTACGGTTTATGCTAGCACTCAAACGGGTAGAAAAATGCATTACATATGCTTCTCTATACGCACAcgtgcatatatttatttacttatttACTTGCTCGTTTGCATGTTTGCATGCCTACGCTACCACTTTGGCGTCTTTATATACCGCCCAATTATTTCTCTTAAAAATGatcgaaaaaattaacaataaattaaaagagttatattaacaaatagTAATTTATACCGTGGCCAACTGCCTTTCATGCAATAGGCTTATGAGGCggtacataaaaaaaaatatatatgttatatagAGTGAACATCAAACTGCACACACAATTTTTGTATCGTTTTTGTGTTATTTTCCTATTATTTTCGCATATTTTATGAgcatttacaatttttaatgattAGAAAGAATTTATAACTGAACTCacgaaaaataaattaattatccCGTTCTATGGAaggatataaaattaaagagagaaaaaaagaaatattcaCAAACAAGCGTATTACGCTTATATAGTACCTTTGGAACACGCACATAtagatattatatatgaaattgCGTCTTAGtcgtatatataaatcagGAGGACCCTTAAAAGTGTGCATTTTGAATATGCTTAGCATATGTATAGATATTGATGtatgtaatataatataacgtacatatattttttgctccttttttaaaaaagaatttaaTTAGAAAGAATATAGGATcccaaaaatatttaacttaaaaaatatatataacctTCATATGTAGAGAGACAcacataaattaatatatgtgtagAAATTCTttataagaaaatattcataGTATGAAGAATAAGAATCGGAAAAATCCACAACATACAATAAATTCCTTAAAAGGAAgcatatttgtatatagatatttttttcattttaaagagtgaaaaaaattataatttttgcactaaaatttatttttttctcttaacagctttaaaaatatagtaccttttttaatattaattatagaATATGTGTAATATCACTCAAAGTGCTTGATAACGTTATACATGTTAGTGTGTATGGATATATACACCATGATATCCTATGCACACTCAAAAGgttgttaataaaattatacctatatatattaaatttaaggggagatagaaataaaaaatattccttgttaatgtaaaaagtgatttattatttggtgTGTATA
This window encodes:
- a CDS encoding spindle assembly abnormal protein 6, putative translates to MNSTHNYIEYSFSNVDNLDMSKCVASNCIESIYNYGDTNEKRDCIINKTKNINNINDSSSISGIKPLYTGNINVVEIDYVQGMVKNNYDDISVGEKSGIINRNRNSDDVLTIVECGKGGNRNQSRNICLNQNVSNLKLCNSLDMSYIYNTYDKNGLLYCKKIKFHIKGNNINDYITTLVVKINTLKNNMGKQYMRLELSDEKNESFFYYLDLFEENYENIKKEQKLVINFNLFPFKFIDLLEECVLENEQCDDIEDQRLNAVFIIENNIKDVNTKGYGRDGYISNYINNHNDNKFSSSTSNEGTQEKGVLNLVEINQFKELTHLSLVLKKADNENVIKYLCNNIKYVKEYSDHVIKKLNEEIINNNNSCIEIKALEKTIENMDMKIKNIKCNFNHTLNNEIQNLKEEHQKIIERKDEMFILEKNELKMDLESLKKKCNEYSEINQNNEENIIRLNNKVNKLINEIKEKNDYLSKLTKEKENIECEKCKLEKDNNYFTIELNNLKTKYEKECENNISNNSSYESIKINNNNLELELKKYKDRNGKLEKEINIAIDEINKGNDIITKLQTQLKKIKDKLKNKTTEYNNLEKNHSQNMIEIAKIQAQLAETQNKLSEKETSEDNLRREVDTLQRKNDELVKDLNISREVNFRLNKEVANSNLDIYSVKMNNIGGSPTISTGSNFQVDTNLLDKDLFTKLKANLKNSSGMGYTPTYTPDSNITNLNLITGKIDALDINDRYNKPVKFIPPGI
- a CDS encoding G-protein associated signal transduction protein, putative; its protein translation is MKFAEKLKHLKVKSWDNKYINYKFLKKIIKKKVNPEIKALYDRIDKNDEQILEVCKLVNLDNSLTNQKDKKKKNETENEEINYTYLFFYVLQNYINMVKEHYENEYKYLNEKIDEIVFFLESDKVNLKDMESLKNKCLNIYNLFDILTNYLNINVLAVYKILKKKTKKEKLSTSLDLYQKYCNNLHQISREETFNEKIKSTFLLIQKKIGDNCDKLDFLNFKIYLKSKIENLGQYKGTIIILCAILITLIINTIILLYININEININTILSILPIYRLIYVLNFFFLFIFGSFLFMQVYGVNFTYILDLNKKIVDEYYYLINYVIFLLFLTTVSLLVFLLDVLFKLNIFSNIILHVVILCILLVCTTIFPFNFYKYKENNFLFSSLLRVLMSGFFLVNSVNLLDNIMGDILTSLSKTFSDVQYILCFFLSGMDTTAPAKCPIIESYINPILVGMPFYLRFCQCLIRYNNERQTIHIYNMLKYISGICIVICTSFNWAYFGLDIYTSKIILICAYVIGSTYMYIWDVYCDWGLLKEYNYLLRKNNNLMYPPQYYYFAGFFNLIFRLTWAVTIMPINIFPNKEINFFLITFFLMFIEVLRRSIWICFRLENEHVTNASRYRAILWVPKMTKAKEY
- a CDS encoding 4-hydroxybenzoate polyprenyltransferase, putative; amino-acid sequence: MKRHINLSNYKYVDKQRKGYKQNEKKSNFYMPNCFFASYKNEVKNSQTIYENNFKQIKILPYFGKIKNKLESPLQFELSGQNGNSKKCIKPTLKKIENIGTALTSKVNEPNLKSLHLGKFHYSSSLNVDSEEKGNGKRNNKNNNFKEIIKKNMNSYIIFSRMHIPTGTYLTLYSSLWGYLLTYDVSKLFLVDNEICTNEINIDEVKHIIKNLSLFIFGAYNSRTVGCMINDFLDRKYDKHVERTKNRPLADGSISIPQALVYMFIHSSLSLITLFQFSNETIYTGLFTSFFILTYPLLKRITYYAQVYLSFTFNLGFFITSSVNINILENIGPLIISFIPLCYLTIIYDTIYAHQDKADDIKLKLKSLAIKWDKNTIKYSKILIVNMIYLLYISAYLFDLHYSYYAFTTFNVAYLYYLISGVSLDDKDKCMNFFKKSKSILFLFFLASLTAKMFEALEKRNDKGGPTEVENKNTDRTLLF
- a CDS encoding uroporphyrinogen III decarboxylase, putative, with the protein product MIKNFPSFIFLICLLCNVLCFFKIKKIKLKMLKINTASSPHLKDEIYIRPESYKYEKFGRPSNDLILRVIENKDKEIDEKDEGEKNEIPFWIMRQAGRYLPEYRELKKNYDFFDLCYNPELSSDITIMPYKRFSCDMVVIFSDILIIFIAMGIDIKFVENVGPIFNKEINNLEDFTKLNLNLKEIINNLHFVYDSINLTKRKINNSVPVLGFCGSPFTLFTYLTKNHVSKLMPYEKSLKLIYEHSADTHTILNILCNICISHLLNQIDSGANLIQIFDSNAEIVDKNIFKEFSLYYINKIVHTIKAYRPNTYIILFVKDNFHDDIKNLDIEILSITHKQLINNGSNYYYDLFKNKIILQGALDPHILLLDNKETVKKYTSQMIQQISYKNKYIASLGHGILPNSKIENVHAFIQAVKSVE